The proteins below are encoded in one region of Chitinophagaceae bacterium:
- a CDS encoding anti-sigma factor translates to MDLSCIIQSGDLELYVMGMLPPEEAGKVEVLAQLFPEIQQELDAIAATFEAGAMQMAVTPSSSVKERMMSSLPSKNQTTVNETSAKVVSMKPAAESKSSFGKVAIAASWGLLILLGALSIYLFSNNNQLKTDVVNLQKNTAGYEEQMIVLNKKLSSYETYRRLKTDASVTTVALATVKEGVKQQAEVFWNKTTGELFIDPSLLPATPAGKQYQLWFILDGKPVDAGMISQTDAAFIQKMKECKGAQAFAITLEKEGGNPTPEGQMMVLGKVS, encoded by the coding sequence GTGGATCTTAGTTGTATCATACAATCCGGCGACCTTGAACTTTATGTGATGGGTATGCTTCCTCCCGAAGAGGCAGGCAAAGTGGAAGTGCTTGCTCAATTGTTTCCGGAAATTCAGCAGGAGCTGGATGCAATAGCTGCAACATTTGAGGCTGGTGCAATGCAAATGGCTGTAACTCCATCATCTTCTGTGAAAGAAAGAATGATGTCTTCGCTTCCTTCAAAAAATCAAACAACTGTTAACGAAACTTCTGCAAAGGTTGTGTCAATGAAGCCTGCTGCAGAATCAAAATCATCATTCGGCAAAGTAGCAATAGCTGCTTCATGGGGACTGTTGATTCTGTTAGGTGCATTATCCATTTACCTGTTCAGCAATAACAATCAACTGAAAACCGATGTTGTCAATCTGCAGAAGAATACAGCCGGTTATGAAGAACAGATGATTGTATTGAATAAAAAACTTTCTTCTTACGAAACATACCGACGTTTAAAAACCGATGCATCTGTTACAACTGTTGCGCTTGCTACTGTAAAAGAAGGTGTAAAACAACAGGCTGAAGTATTCTGGAATAAAACAACCGGAGAATTATTTATTGATCCATCATTACTGCCTGCAACTCCTGCAGGTAAACAGTACCAGCTTTGGTTTATTTTGGATGGAAAACCTGTTGATGCAGGAATGATCAGTCAAACTGATGCAGCATTCATTCAGAAAATGAAAGAATGTAAAGGCGCACAGGCTTTTGCCATTACACTTGAAAAGGAAGGTGGCAATCCAACTCCTGAAGGCCAGATGATGGTATTGGGTAAAGTGAGTTGA
- a CDS encoding sigma-70 family RNA polymerase sigma factor, with amino-acid sequence MSRLNSGDQQAMSELYDRFSAALLGIIMKVITDQATAEDVLQETMIKIWNNIGSFDSAKGRLFTWMINIARNQSIDKTRSKGFKQQSKNSSVEDSVYLNESIPAAGASADTMDVKNWLLHLPEENRQLMRLAYFMGYTQEEISKELNMPLGTVKTKIRNSLILLRKKLNVT; translated from the coding sequence GTGTCCCGTTTAAATAGCGGCGATCAGCAGGCGATGTCTGAACTGTACGATAGATTCTCGGCTGCATTACTGGGTATCATCATGAAAGTGATTACCGACCAGGCTACAGCAGAAGATGTATTGCAGGAAACCATGATTAAGATCTGGAACAATATTGGTAGTTTCGATTCGGCAAAAGGAAGACTGTTTACATGGATGATCAATATTGCCCGTAACCAGTCAATTGATAAAACGAGGTCGAAAGGATTTAAACAGCAATCAAAAAACTCTTCTGTCGAAGATTCCGTATATCTGAACGAGTCAATTCCCGCTGCCGGTGCCAGTGCCGATACAATGGATGTAAAGAACTGGTTATTACACCTGCCCGAAGAAAACAGACAACTGATGAGGTTGGCCTATTTCATGGGGTATACGCAGGAGGAAATCAGCAAAGAGTTAAATATGCCTTTGGGAACTGTAAAAACAAAAATCAGGAACAGCCTGATTTTATTAAGAAAAAAACTGAATGTAACCTGA
- a CDS encoding 3-hydroxyacyl-CoA dehydrogenase/enoyl-CoA hydratase family protein, whose protein sequence is MKRTIKKVAVLGSGVMGSRIACHFGGIGLQTLLLDMVPKGSEESTKPAERNKLVNDALTAAIKSNPSPVYTKDVVKKITTGNFTDNMKDIASCDWVIEVVVERLDIKQLIFEQVEKLRKPGTLITSNTSGIPISMMAEGRSDDFKKHFCGTHFFNPPRYLRLLEIIPTKYTDPDIVDFLMNYGDLYLGKTTVLCKDTPAFIANRVGVFGMMAIMNAMDKMKLTVDEIDALTGPIIGRPKSATFRTGDVVGLDTLVKVAKGVAENCPNDEAKEIFAIPSWLNKMIENNWLGDKTGQGFFKKSKGAGGEKEILTLNLQTMEYGARVKPKFGTVEAAKPIDDLKTRLKMLCSGSDKAGEFYKQFHYSLFSYISHRIPEISDEVYRVDDAMMAGFGWEIGAFESWDVLGVVKTTEAMKAAGYKLAPWIDEMIAGGFTSFYKVENNKRVCYDPASKSYKVIPGGDAFIVMKNFENQTVWKNAACRTYHLGDDVLGLEWYTKMGSIGGEVLEGIQKSISLAEDKYKGLVIANDAAQFSAGANVGMIFMLAIEQEYDELDMAIRMFQNTMMRARYSSIPVVVAPHGLTLGGACELSLHSDKVCAAAETYIGLVELGVGLIPGGGGTKEFVLRASDEMHEDEPETITLKNRFLSIATAKVATSAREGFEMGVFRKGLDEVVMNQGRRIAEAKKSVIEIYESGYVAPTQRSDVKVLGRSALGALLAGINGMKTAGYATEHDSVVATKLAYVMCGGDLSEPTFVTEQYLLDLEREAFLSLCGEKKSLERIQSVLKGGKPVRN, encoded by the coding sequence ATGAAACGTACAATCAAAAAAGTGGCCGTTCTGGGAAGCGGTGTAATGGGTTCACGCATTGCCTGTCATTTTGGAGGAATCGGTTTGCAGACGTTGCTGCTGGATATGGTTCCAAAAGGATCAGAAGAAAGTACCAAACCTGCTGAACGTAATAAATTGGTGAACGATGCATTAACTGCCGCCATTAAAAGCAATCCTTCGCCTGTGTACACGAAAGATGTGGTGAAAAAAATTACAACTGGCAACTTCACCGATAATATGAAAGACATTGCTTCCTGCGATTGGGTGATAGAAGTAGTGGTGGAACGTTTAGATATCAAGCAACTCATTTTTGAACAGGTAGAAAAATTGCGTAAGCCCGGAACACTCATTACATCCAATACTTCCGGTATTCCCATCAGCATGATGGCAGAAGGAAGAAGCGATGATTTTAAAAAGCATTTCTGCGGTACACACTTTTTTAATCCGCCACGGTATCTGCGGTTGCTTGAAATTATTCCAACAAAATATACTGATCCGGATATAGTTGATTTTTTAATGAACTATGGTGATCTCTATCTTGGCAAAACAACGGTGTTATGTAAAGACACACCTGCATTTATTGCCAACCGTGTTGGTGTGTTTGGGATGATGGCTATTATGAATGCAATGGATAAGATGAAGTTGACTGTTGATGAAATTGATGCATTGACCGGTCCGATCATTGGTCGTCCAAAATCAGCAACTTTCCGTACGGGTGATGTAGTCGGTTTAGATACATTGGTGAAAGTAGCTAAAGGTGTTGCTGAGAATTGTCCTAATGATGAAGCGAAAGAAATATTTGCGATTCCATCCTGGTTAAATAAAATGATTGAGAACAACTGGCTGGGCGATAAAACCGGTCAGGGTTTCTTTAAGAAAAGTAAAGGAGCAGGTGGTGAAAAAGAAATTCTTACACTTAATCTCCAGACGATGGAGTATGGTGCAAGAGTAAAACCAAAATTTGGAACTGTAGAAGCAGCGAAACCTATTGACGATCTGAAAACAAGATTGAAGATGTTGTGCAGCGGCAGTGATAAAGCAGGAGAGTTTTACAAACAGTTTCATTACAGTTTGTTTTCTTATATTTCTCATCGTATTCCTGAAATCAGCGATGAAGTATATCGTGTAGATGATGCAATGATGGCCGGCTTTGGCTGGGAAATTGGTGCATTTGAAAGCTGGGATGTGTTGGGTGTTGTAAAGACAACCGAAGCGATGAAAGCTGCCGGATACAAATTAGCTCCATGGATTGATGAAATGATTGCAGGCGGCTTTACCAGTTTTTATAAAGTTGAAAACAATAAACGGGTTTGTTACGATCCTGCAAGTAAATCGTACAAAGTAATTCCCGGTGGTGATGCATTTATTGTGATGAAGAATTTCGAGAACCAGACGGTTTGGAAAAATGCAGCCTGCCGTACCTATCATTTAGGTGATGACGTATTGGGATTGGAATGGTATACGAAGATGGGCAGCATTGGTGGTGAAGTACTGGAAGGAATTCAGAAATCAATTTCATTAGCAGAAGACAAGTATAAAGGATTGGTGATTGCAAATGATGCAGCACAGTTCAGTGCAGGAGCGAATGTGGGTATGATCTTTATGCTGGCCATTGAACAGGAATATGATGAACTCGATATGGCCATCCGAATGTTCCAGAATACCATGATGCGTGCACGTTATTCATCAATCCCTGTTGTTGTTGCGCCACATGGATTAACCTTAGGTGGTGCATGTGAATTGAGTTTGCATAGCGATAAAGTTTGTGCAGCGGCAGAAACATATATTGGTTTGGTTGAATTAGGTGTTGGTTTAATTCCCGGTGGCGGGGGCACCAAAGAATTTGTATTGCGCGCCTCCGATGAAATGCATGAAGATGAACCGGAGACTATCACGTTAAAAAACCGATTCCTTTCCATTGCAACTGCAAAGGTTGCAACATCAGCAAGGGAAGGTTTTGAAATGGGTGTATTCAGGAAAGGATTGGATGAAGTGGTGATGAACCAGGGCCGCAGAATTGCAGAAGCAAAAAAATCAGTGATTGAAATTTACGAGAGTGGATATGTAGCACCAACACAACGAAGCGATGTAAAAGTATTGGGCCGTTCTGCACTGGGCGCTTTGCTTGCCGGTATCAACGGAATGAAAACAGCAGGTTATGCAACTGAACATGACAGTGTGGTTGCAACCAAACTGGCCTATGTAATGTGCGGTGGTGATTTAAGTGAGCCAACTTTTGTAACTGAACAATATTTACTTGATCTGGAACGTGAAGCATTCTTATCACTTTGCGGAGAAAAGAAATCACTTGAAAGAATACAGAGTGTGTTGAAGGGTGGTAAGCCGGTGAGGAATTAA